In one Dermatophagoides farinae isolate YC_2012a chromosome 4, ASM2471394v1, whole genome shotgun sequence genomic region, the following are encoded:
- the LOC124490868 gene encoding uncharacterized protein LOC124490868, whose product MGCAISNFHNHLIDLSKRSNLSKNTNNALIVAPHNLYRFLQENNPHPKCIFIFARKKGGIGSNKGQFIWEIMEQSCENFHNNKNNKLIKLLLINDDEIDYERFRFSYHYIDVENLIINNIDDRIRKLTIQQSNETQMLPSPFENNTTTTTTTTMANSNISDPLLLDELKSVPIVKRKKSDSQDEQLRLQLQQYANIITNNWLLTLLKQEIERQNHGPYENIFIINLIPNRITLFRQCLFLRQTPSFINFDYNYVAIKLIRHSTRRKELEIKNNGIIIGANTFDDNVDDNYTNYFRATNKLYEIRVKNAEDRIRLRLSTSNKTAIPISNRQELISFIQMPKKDLLEINISEFHFNQRMETILDRCRQQTLLFIINNEIDLDDNIKLLIINNNNNQDRQQQYDLIFLRKFIQLYRLTSYALKFV is encoded by the exons ATGGGCTGTGCAATCAgtaattttcataatcatctcaTTGATTTATCAAAACGTTCAAATTTAtcgaaaaatacaaataatgcATTGATTGTTGCACCACATAATCTGTATCGTTTTCTACAGGAAAATAATCCACATCCAAAatgtatatttattttcG CGCGAAAAAAAGGTGGTATCGGTTCGAATAAAGGACAATTTATATGGGAAATAATGGAACAAAgttgtgaaaattttcataataataaaaataataaattgatcaaattattattgatcaatgatgatg aaattgattatgaacgatttcgtttttcatatcattatattgatgttgaaaatttaattattaataatattgatgatcgtATCCGGAAACTTACCatacaacaatcaaatgaaacacaAATGCT TCCATCACCATTTGAAaacaatacaacaacaacaacaacaacaacaatggctaATAGTAATATTTctgatccattattattggatgaattgaaatctGTGCCGATTgtaaaaaggaaaaaatccGATTCACAAGATGAACAATTACGTTTACAATTACAGCAATATGCAAATATCATTACAAATAATTGGTTATTAACACTATTGAAACAGGAGATTGAACGCCAAAATCATGGCCcatatgaaaatattttcatcattaatctaATACCGAATCGTATCACTTTATTTCGTCAATGTTTATTCCTAAGACAGACACCTAgttttattaattttgattataattatgtGGCCATAAAATTAATACGACATTCAACAAGACGAAAAGAATtggaaatcaaaaataatggcatcatcattggtgcAAATacattcgatgataatgttgatgataattatacaaattattttcg AGCcacaaataaattatatgAAATTCGTGTAAAAAATGCTGAAGATCGTATACGACTACgtttatcaacatcaaataaAACGGCAATACCTATATCGAATAGACAAGAATTGATTAGTTTCATACAAATGCCTAAAAAAGATTTActtgaaataaatatttcggaatttcatttcaatcaacgAATGGAAACCATATTGGATCGTTGTCGACAACAAAcattattgtttattatcaataatgaaattgatttagatgataatattaaattattgatcatcaataataataataatcaagatagacaacaacaatatgatttgatatttttacgAAAATTCATACAACTATATCGTTTGACAAGTTATgcattgaaatttgtttga